A window of Bacillota bacterium genomic DNA:
GAGGATGATCGTTAAAGTTCTCGTAATAACTGTTCTCCCTAAACAAGCTGCCTAAACCTGTAAACAGTAGAACGATGTCACCTTCTTGTACAAGCTGAAAATATTCTTGTTTAAGGGCTATGTTACTTTCTCCCCTTACATCTAATAAACAACCTTTGCCAATAAACTTTTCTAAGCCAAAGTCACCAATACGCTTGCCACAATCCAAAAAGTGTCGTGGCGCATCAATATGGGTTCCTGCATGCATGCCG
This region includes:
- a CDS encoding cyclase family protein; protein product: MHAGTHIDAPRHFLDCGKRIGDFGLEKFIGKGCLLDVRGESNIALKQEYFQLVQEGDIVLLFTGLGSLFRENSYYENFNDHPLVEIELAEFFVERKIKMLGMDTPKPDNFPFAIHKLLLSNGILIMENLNDLEKLVSVPSFEVIALPLKIHAEASIVRAVARVQ